Proteins from a genomic interval of Zingiber officinale cultivar Zhangliang chromosome 1B, Zo_v1.1, whole genome shotgun sequence:
- the LOC121984128 gene encoding ARF guanine-nucleotide exchange factor GNOM-like, which translates to MGFARLEINPIEEESYDVAEDGWKAPASGAPAARADLACVICSEVSAVLAVMRRNVRWGGRYASAADDHIIEHSLILSLKLLRRQVFSCGDGRRPWSTIDPSVYIRPFVDIVRSDETGAPITSVALSSLYKILTLDFLDPASGTGVADAMHLVVEAVTSCRFEVTDSASEEAVLMKILQVLHAIMRSRASAVLSNQHVCTIVNTCYRVVHQAATKGELLQRFSRHIMHELVRCIFSHLADVQDGDASSSLKPKISAVDMDQAFGIAQVENGNGSVKLENKGVGGDEIGTEPEQKHGMKIMVEPYGVPCVVEIFHFLCSLINVQDQGGRSPATNQVAFDEDVPLFALSMINSAVELGGPSISKHPKLLSLIQDELFRNLIQFGLSMSPVILSTVCSIVLNLYRHLRTKLKLQVEAFFSCVILRLAQSRYGASYQQQEVAMEALVDFCRQKNFMAEMYANFDCDITCSNMFEELANLLSKSAFPINCPLSSMHVLALDGLIAVIEGMADRIGNASTSLEPSSLELQEYSPFWAVRCEDYSAPEYWVKFVRRRKYIKRRLMIGADHFNRDPKKGLEFLQGTHLLPEKLDPQSVACFFRFTAGLDKNLVGDFLGNHDEFCVQVLHEFAWTFDFQDMNLDTALRLFLETFRLPGESQKIQRVLEAFSERYYEQSPQILVDKDAALVLAYSLIMLNTDQHNVQVKKKMTEEDFIRNNRHINGGNDLPREFLTELYYSICRNEIRTAPEQGFGFMEMSPSRWIDLMRKSKKTSPYIVCDPLPYLDRDMFAIMSGPTIAAISVVFDYAEHEEVLSTCVDGFLAVAKISAYHHLEDVLDDLVVSLCKFTTLLNSSFVEETVTAFGDDIKARLATEAVFSIANRYGDCIRTGWRNILDCILRLHKLGLLPARVASDATDDSELPADSVPGKSVTSSLSISHIHSMSHPRRSSGLMGRFSQLLSLDTEEPRLQPSEQQLAAHQRTLQTIQKCRIDSIFIESKFLHADSLMQIARALIWAAGRPQKVSNSPDDEDTAVFCLELLIAITLNNRDRIGLLWQGVYEHIANIVQSTMLRCALVEKAVFGLLKICQRLLPYKENLTDELLLSLQLVLKLDARVADAYCENITQEVTRLVKANAAHIKSQIGWRSITSLLSITARHPEASEVGFEAILFIMSEGAHLSPANYVLCIEAARQFAESRVGLTDRAVRALDLMTESMNCIARWSNEIREGGAEAEKNSEGIKEMWLRLVQSLRKICLDQREEIRNHAVVSLQRCLVDIDGVCIPPSTWSQAFDVVIFDILDDLLDCAQNQSQKEYRNMEGTLVQAVKLLSKVFMQQLQELFGLSSFCKLWLGVLSRMEKYKKVKMRGKRSDKLQELIPELLKNILIAMKSKGILAKRSTIGGDSLWDLTWFHVNNIAPSLQGEVFPGEETEQLRSGDQSDGQ; encoded by the exons ATGGGGTTTGCGCGGCTCGAGATAAACCCCATCGAGGAGGAATCCTACGACGTCGCTGAGGATGGATGGAAGGCGCCGGCATCCGGAGCTCCGGCCGCCAGAGCCGACCTCGCCTGCGTGATATGCTCGGAGGTCAGCGCGGTGCTCGCCGTGATGCGGCGCAATGTGCGATGGGGCGGCCGGTATGCTTCGGCCGCGGATGATCACATCATCGAGCACTCGCTGATTCTGTCCCTCAAGCTACTCCGCCGGCAGGTCTTCTCCTGTGGAGACGGCCGCCGCCCCTGGTCAACGATCGACCCCTCTGTTTATATCCGGCCGTTTGTGGATATCGTCCGCTCTGATGAGACCGGGGCTCCCATCACCAGCGTGGCTCTCTCTTCTTTGTACAAGATCCTTACGCTCGACTTCCTCGACCCTGCATCTGGAACTGGGGTGGCAGATGCTATGCACTTGGTCGTCGAGGCCGTCACAAGCTGCCGGTTCGAGGTGACCGACTCTGCTTCTGAGGAGGCCGTCCTGATGAAGATACTCCAGGTGTTGCATGCAATCATGCGGAGCCGTGCATCGGCTGTGCTGAGCAACCAGCATGTCTGCACAATCGTCAACACCTGCTATCGTGTCGTCCACCAGGCAGCCACCAAAGGAGAGTTGCTACAGAGGTTTTCAAGGCACATAATGCATGAGCTTGTCCGCTGTATCTTCTCCCACTTGGCTGATGTCCAGGATGGTGATGCGTCTTCTTCTCTGAAGCCAAAG ATAAGTGCAGTTGACATGGACCAGGCTTTTGGGATTGCTCAAGTAGAAAATGGGAATGGGAGTGTGAAGCTTGAGAACAAAGGTGTGGGAGGAGATGAAATTGGTACTGAGCCAGAACAAAAACATGGCATGAAAATCATGGTAGAGCCATATGGAGTTCCTTGCGTGGTGGAGATATTTCACTTCTTATGTTCTCTTATAAATGTCCAAGACCAAGGTGGTAGGAGTCCTGCAACCAATCAGGTAGCTTTTGATGAAGATGTGCCATTATTTGCCCTTAGCATGATCAACTCAGCAGTTGAATTGGGTGGACCATCAATAAGTAAACACCCAAAATTATTATCCCTGATACAAGATGAATTATTCAGAAACTTGATACAGTTTGGTTTGTCTATGAGCCCCGTAATACTGTCCACAGTATGTAGTATAGTTTTGAACCTGTATCGCCACTTGCGCACAAAGCTTAAATTGCAAGTTGAGGCGTTCTTTTCTTGTGTGATTTTGAGGCTTGCACAAAGCAGATATGGGGCTAGCTATCAACAGCAGGAAGTAGCCATGGAGGCTCTCGTAGACTTCTGTCGTCAGAAGAACTTTATGGCAGAGATGTATGCCAACTTCGACTGTGACATTACTTGCAGCAATATGTTTGAAGAGCTTGCTAATCTTCTCTCAAAAAGTGCATTTCCTATTAACTGCCCTCTTTCGTCCATGCATGTTCTTGCTTTGGATGGTTTGATTGCAGTGATTGAGGGAATGGCTGATAGGATTGGAAATGCATCTACCTCTCTTGAACCGTCTTCATTGGAGCTTCAAGAATATTCACCGTTTTGGGCGGTGAGGTGTGAGGACTACTCTGCTCCAGAATATTGGGTTAAATTTGTCCGGCGGAGAAAGTACATTAAAAGGAGGTTAATGATTGGTGCAGACCACTTCAACAGAGACCCAAAGAAGGGTTTGGAGTTTCTGCAAGGAACTCATCTGTTGCCTGagaagctcgatccacagagtgTGGCCTGTTTCTTCAGATTCACAGCTGGCTTGGATAAGAACCTTGTTGGCGACTTTTTGGGAAATCATGATGAATTTTGTGTGCAAGTGCTTCATGAATTTGCATGGACTTTTGATTTTCAGGACATGAATCTGGATACTGCTCTACGGCTTTTCCTGGAGACGTTCCGTCTTCCTGGTGAATCTCAGAAGATTCAGAGAGTACTCGAGGCTTTCTCAGAGAGATATTATGAGCAGTCACCTCAGATCCTTGTTGACAAGGATGCAGCACTGGTGCTGGCTTACTCACTTATAATGCTCAATACGGATCAACATAATGTTCAGGTTAAGAAGAAGATGACTGAAGAGGATTTTATCCGAAATAATCGTCACATTAATGGCGGTAATGACCTCCCAAGGGAGTTCCTGACCGAGCTCTATTACTCTATATGCAGGAATGAGATAAGAACTGCCCCTGAACAGGGTTTCGGTTTCATGGAAATGTCACCTAGCCGATGGATTGATCTCATGCGGAAGTCAAAGAAGACATCTCCTTACATTGTTTGTGACCCGCTTCCGTACCTTGATCGTGACATGTTTGCAATCATGTCAGGTCCTACAATTGCTGCCATCTCTGTGGTGTTTGATTATGCAGAACATGAAGAAGTACTCTCGACATGTGTAGATGGCTTTCTAGCTGTCGCAAAGATCTCAGCATATCATCACCTAGAGGATGTGTTGGATGATTTAGTTGTATCCCTATGCAAATTCACAACCCTTTTGAACTCGTCATTTGTCGAGGAAACAGTCACAGCATTTGGGGATGACATAAAAGCTAGGCTGGCAACCGAGGCAGTTTTTAGCATAGCAAATAGATATGGTGATTGCATACGCACTGGCTGGAGAAACATCCTTGATTGTATTTTGCGACTACACAAACTAGGTCTGCTTCCTGCCCGTGTTGCGAGTGATGCAACTGATGACTCAGAATTGCCTGCAGATTCTGTCCCTGGAAAATCTGTCACAAGCTCATTGTCCATTTCTCATATTCATAGTATGAGTCACCCTCGAAGATCTTCCGGACTGATGGGGAGATTCAGCCAGCTATTATCACTGGACACCGAAGAACCAAGGTTGCAACCTTCTGAGCAGCAACTTGCTGCTCATCAGAGAACTCTGCAAACAATACAGAAATGTCGCATTGATAGCATATTCATAGAAAGCAAGTTTTTACATGCTGATTCACTGATGCAAATTGCCAGGGCACTTATCTGGGCAGCAGGTCGTCCCCAGAAAGTTAGCAATTCCCCTGATGATGAGGACACAGCAGTTTTCTGCTTGGAGCTGCTTATTGCTATCACCCTAAACAACCGTGATCGGATTGGACTTCTTTGGCAGGGTGTCTATGAGCACATAGCCAACATTGTTCAATCTACTATGCTGCGTTGTGCTCTTGTGGAAAAGGCTGTTTTTGGACTTCTAAAAATTTGTCAGCGTTTACTACCTTACAAAGAGAACCTGACTGATGAGCTTTTACTGTCGCTTCAATTGGTTCTGAAGCTTGATGCCCGTGTTGCCGATGCTTATTGTGAGAACATCACTCAAGAAGTCACCAGACTTGTAAAAGCAAATGCAGCCCATATCAAATCACAAATTGGTTGGCGGAGCATAACATCCTTACTCTCTATCACTGCTCGCCACCCAGAAGCTTCAGAAGTAGGCTTCGAGGCAATTCTTTTCATTATGTCTGAAGGGGCTCATTTATCACCAGCCAACTATGTCCTTTGCATTGAAGCTGCAAGACAGTTTGCAGAATCTCGTGTTGGCCTAACAGATAGAGCAGTTCGTGCATTAGATCTGATGACTGAATCAATGAATTGCATTGCTCGCTGGTCTAATGAGATTAGGGAAGGAGGTGCAGAAGCTGAGAAAAATTCTGAAGGAATCAAAGAGATGTGGCTGCGGCTCGTGCAATCACTGAGAAAGATTTGTTTGGATCAGAGGGAAGAAATCAGGAACCATGCGGTAGTATCACTGCAGAGGTGCTTGGTTGATATAGATGGGGTGTGCATCCCACCCTCAACTTGGTCGCAGGCCTTCGAtgttgttatatttgatattctCGATGACTTACTGGATTGCGCACAGAATCAATCACAAAAGGAGTACCGGAACATGGAGGGTACACTTGTGCAAGCTGTCAAATTGCTGTCGAAGGTGTTTATGCAGCAGCTGCAAGAGCTATTTGGATTGAGTAGCTTCTGCAAGCTTTGGTTGGGGGTCCTCAGTCGTATGGAGAAGTACAAAAAGGTTAAAATGAGGGGTAAGAGAAGCGATAAACTGCAAGAATTGATTCCAGAGCTTCTCAAGAACATTCTCATTGCGATGAAATCCAAGGGCATCCTTGCAAAAAGAAGTACAATAGGTGGGGATAGCCTGTGGGACCTGACATGGTTTCATGTAAACAATATTGCTCCATCTTTGCAGGGCGAAGTGTTTCCCGGTGAGGAAACGGAGCAGTTACGTTCTGGTGATCAATCTGATGGCCAATAG